One stretch of Chiroxiphia lanceolata isolate bChiLan1 chromosome 1, bChiLan1.pri, whole genome shotgun sequence DNA includes these proteins:
- the INHBA gene encoding inhibin beta A chain yields the protein MPLLWKRGFLLVLCWIIVRSSPTPGSEGHSSVTDCPSCALATLSKDVPSSQPEMVEAVKKHILNMLHLRDRPNITQPVPKAALLNAIKKLHVGKVGEDGYVEIEDDVGRRAEMNEVVEQTSEIITFAESGTAKKMLHFEISKEGSELSLVEHAEVWLFLKVSKANRSRTKVTIRLFQQQWQPKGDSEGAEDMEDGRLKGERSETLISEKAVDTRKSTWHIFPVSSSVQRLLDQGKNSLDVRIACDLCQETGASLVLLGKKKKKEDDGEGKEKEPGEFTGEEEKEQSHRPFLMMLARHSEDRQHRRRRRGLECDGKVNICCKKQFFVSFKDIGWSDWIIAPTGYHANYCEGECPSHIAGTSGSSLSFHSTVINHYRMRGHSPFANLKSCCVPTKLRPMSMLYYDDGQNIIKKDIQNMIVEECGCS from the exons ATGCCTTTGCTTTGGAAGAGAGGATTTCTGTTGGTGCTTTGCTGGATTATAGTGAGGAGTTCCCCAACCCCAGGATCCGAGGGGCACAGTTCGGTCACTGACTGTCCATCATGTGCCCTTGCCACGCTTTCAAAGGATGTGCCCAGCTCACAGCCTGAGATGGTGGAAGCAGTAAAGAAGCACATATTGAACATGTTGCACTTGAGGGACAGACCTAATATCACCCAGCCGGTGCCCAAGGCAGCACTTTTAAATGCCATCAAAAAACTCCATGTGGGAAAGGTGGGAGAGGATGGTTATGTGGAAATAGAGGATGATGTTGgaagaagagctgaaatgaatGAAGTTGTGGAGCAAACCTCAGAAATCATCACTTTTGCAGAATCAG GCACAGCCAAGAAAATGTTGCACTTTGAGATTTCAAAGGAAGGCAGTGAATTATCACTGGTTGAACATGCTGAAGTGTGGCTCTTCCTGAAGGTCTCCAAAGCCAACCGGAGCAGGACAAAAGTCACCATCCGCCTCTTTCAACAGCAGTGGCAGCCAAAAGGCGACTCTGAAGGAGCAGAAGATATGGAGGATGGGAGACTGAAAGGTGAAAGGAGTGAGACTTTGATTTCGGAAAAGGCAGTGGACACACGTAAGAGCACTTGGCACATCTTTCCTGTCTCCAGCAGTGTCCAGAGACTCCTGGACCAAGGCAAGAACTCTTTGGATGTGCGGATTGCCTGTGACCTGTGCCAAGAGACTGGAGCCAGCCTGGTGTTACTGggcaagaagaagaaaaaggaagatgatggggaagggaaagaaaaggaaccTGGAGAATTcacaggagaagaggaaaaagagcaaTCGCATCGGCCCTTCCTGATGATGCTTGCTCGGCACTCAGAGGATCGCCAGCACAGGCGGCGGAGACGAGGCCTGGAGTGTGATGGCAAAGTCAACATCTGCTGCAAGAAGCAGTTCTTTGTCAGCTTCAAGGACATAGGGTGGAGTGACTGGATCATTGCTCCTACGGGTTATCATGCCAACTACTGCGAAGGAGAGTGCCCCAGCCATATAGCAGGCACATCTGGTTCATCATTATCTTTCCACTCCACTGTCATCAACCATTACCGCATGCGGGGCCATAGCCCCTTTGCCAACCTCAAGTCATGTTGTGTGCCCACCAAGCTGCGGCCTATGTCCATGCTCTACTATGATGATGGCCAGAATATCATTAAGAAAGACATACAGAATATGATTGTGGAGGAGTGTGGCTGTTCGTAG